In Tenacibaculum sp. 190524A02b, the genomic stretch TTTTGTTTTCTTTATAAATTCCGGTAACAATTCCTTTTCCCATTTTAATACATAAGCAGCTCCTTTAGCATTCACCCTTGCGGTACGTCCATTTCTATGCGTAAACTCTTCTATTGCTCTTGGAAGCTCATAATGAATAATAAATTTCATTTCAGGAATGTCAATTCCTCTTGCTGCCAAATCTGTAGCAATTAATAATTGAGAGGTTCCGTTTCTAAATTTAATTAAAGAACGCTCACGATCTCTTTGCTCCATACCGCCAGAAAAACAAGTATGACTAATTTTATTTTTTTTCAAAGCGTTACTAACTTCTGTAATACTATCTTTTACATTACAAAAAACAATACCAGGTTGATTTCCAATATGCAATAGCAAATCAACTAAAGTTTTTATTTTATTTTTTGAAGATGAAATTACCGTCTTTATTTCTAGTTTTGAAGCAGTTTTATTCTTTAAATAATTAATGATGGTAGGGTTATCTAAACGCACAAAATCAGGAACTTCAACTCCTTGAGTAGCAGAAGTCAAAATACGTTTATTTATACTAGGGATTTGATTTATAATTCCTCTCATTTCGTACTCAAACCCAACTTCTAAAGACTTGTCAAATTCATCTAAAACAATAGTTTTTATATAATTTTTAGAAAAACGATCATTATTAAAGTGATCTGAAATTCTTCCAGGTGTTCCTATTAAAATAGCAGGCGGATGTTTTAACTCAATTTTATCTTTAGCCATTGCCCTACCTCCGTAAACCGCATTTACTTTAAACCCAGATCCCATATTTCTAACCACTTGTTCTATTTGGATGGCTAATTCACGAGAAGGGACTAAAATTAAAGCTTGTACTTCTGAACAATTCGGATCTAATTTTTTGATTAGCGGCAGTAAAAATGCCAATGTTTTTCCTGTTCCTGTTGGAGAAAGTAAAATAACATTGGTTGTTTTTTCAATAACAGCTACGGCTTCTTTTTGCATTGAATT encodes the following:
- a CDS encoding DEAD/DEAH box helicase; translation: MANSIKDQQEILTKLNIHELNSMQKEAVAVIEKTTNVILLSPTGTGKTLAFLLPLIKKLDPNCSEVQALILVPSRELAIQIEQVVRNMGSGFKVNAVYGGRAMAKDKIELKHPPAILIGTPGRISDHFNNDRFSKNYIKTIVLDEFDKSLEVGFEYEMRGIINQIPSINKRILTSATQGVEVPDFVRLDNPTIINYLKNKTASKLEIKTVISSSKNKIKTLVDLLLHIGNQPGIVFCNVKDSITEVSNALKKNKISHTCFSGGMEQRDRERSLIKFRNGTSQLLIATDLAARGIDIPEMKFIIHYELPRAIEEFTHRNGRTARVNAKGAAYVLKWEKELLPEFIKKTKAIDITKKAVWKPQFWTTLFISGGRKDKISKGDIAGLFFKEGNLTKDQLGVIELKQDCAFVSVPLSIADELAKKLNNSRLKKKKVRVSVI